atgtatgcaggtatgcataaatatatatatatttgcgtgtgcatGACGTTACATATGGGTTGGATAAgcacatgtttttgtttttgtttaatccGAAGCGAAACGAggaacgtaatatatatatgaaaatgtactaCTATGCGAAGAAAAGCaattcaatacacacatatatatagttaattcttaattttgtaaagttccttttttattttttatttttaatttaacgcTTAATTTTTATGATGATGTAAAATAGCTGAACAATATGAAAAATgaacctgaagatgtgttggtagaattataaatatgatCATTACATATATTCCGATCATCGAATACAGAAACACGTGTAGTTCTtttctaattataattttaactgAAGTAAGGACTGATTAAGGTAGTATATCTTATACCCTGTTATTCTACCGGTTTTATCCTCAAGTATTATTTCttgatgtgcatataaatacCACGAATCTTCCATCATAAATACTCGttatatttttttgcattatcTGAAATGGAATACCCACAAATCTATTGATTGAAATCCCAATAActgaactatataaatatatatattagctgacgaacccggtaattcccggaaaAAAGAGGTGCCTATCCCTTGGTTTTGTTCTCATAATCGTTTCGCTAatcaaataacaacaatacaaaatatgtgGCCCTTAAAAcgatttttgtgcatttacagataataccgaactgtcttatataggatcttgtttttaggaaatcCCAATAAATTATGAATGCCCAAATCGTGAAGTCAATTACATAATAACGTTAAATTacttacccgatagtaagaattgaaataaagtagccccgaaaagagCTTTAATGCATACCCAGAGTATACAGAACTTAGGAAGAAATATCAATAAGGTATGTATGCCAAAATCGTGAGGCATGtaacgtaataacaggctaaccAGATATTAAATAGTAACAATTCAGAGTAAATAACTTTGAAAAGGGCTTTgcgcgttcccagagaatataagCCTTAGGGGCGCTAGTGTTGATTTAGAGTTACAATGAATGTAGAAACAGACTGAGTTTTAGTTTTACTgtagacatacaaataaatttatatatagatttaaaaataaaatgacatgttgattatcaatatatttaaactCTTACAGATATTACAGTTAAATGATAAATACCTGATGATTTGGTGAATCTTATAAAGTCTACAGAGCTTattgataaacaacatttttggtCTTTCCTTGTGgggtataaataaagaaatggttAGGATTGCCTACTCTTGAGCATCGCACATAAAGTTAGCCATGGGAGAAAACTGGTTCTGCAAGGTTCAGACCTACCACATACAAGGGCTGCCCCTGGGACTTGTTAATACCCATTGCAAAGCTGTTTCAACGGGAATTGCAGGCGCTTGTACTGGAAAGGCATATCCGAGGGAATAAGCGGAATTCTAGGAATGTATACAGGCTCACTGCTTGGTTTACCAGTCAAAATTGTTGTCTCAAAGACTGTTAGCATCATCTTCTTTATTATAAGTTGTGTGCCATTGCAAAGCTTTGGTGGATCGAGGTTTCCAAATAGCATAACTGGCGCCCCAATCTTGAGGTGGAAGCTGTAAGGTGGAAGGCCAGGTGGTGTTAGACTATTCAAGAATTCAACTGGATAATCCTCAGCTTCATTGATGTTGAATACAGTGTCAATGGAATTGAAGATGTGACGCTCACCTGGCAACTGTTCCAGAAGTGGCAACTTCCACATTCTTTGGGGCTAAAATGGCACGGGTTTTCAGACATTGGTCTGTAAGTTATTAATTCCAACCGGTTGTGACAAACATCTTTCAACTAacctctgtatttgtgtgtgtgtgtgtgtgtgtgtaatccaacCATGGTTTTGAACTTGGAAAAACTGCACAAAGCTTTAATGCTGAAAACAAGCGAAACCGGATCCACGTCAGTTAAATATTACCTGCTTCCTATACCACAACAtgcatgtaggagtggctgtgtggtaagtagctgcttacgaaccacacggttccgggttcattcccactgcgttgcacctgggcaaatgtcttctactatagcctcggggcctaccaaagcttgtgagtggatttagtagacataaactgaagagcccgtcgtatatattgtatatatatatatatatatatatatatatgtatgtatgtatgtatgtatgtgtgtgtgtatgtttgtgtgtctgtgtttgtcccccaacatcgcttgacaaccgatgctggtttgtttacgtccccgtaacttagcggttcggcaaagagaccgatagaataagtactaggcttacaaagaataagtcctggggtcgatttgatcgactaaaggcggtgctccagcatggccacattcaaatgactgaaacaagtaaaagggtaaaaagagAGAAGACAGTACATACGTATATTTGCGAAACATCGAATAATGGAATAAGcattattacttttgttacatAGTTTACGAACTCAGCAATAAAATTAATACCGTTAACTTCATTCAttgatgtttattatatataatctacgtTGCTACAGCGAGGAAGGATTTGTTGATTTTTGGTTTATTGAGATATTGAAAGGGTttccttctttcaattttcaaataTCTGCTATCCGTGGAAATGATTCGCAAGGTAAACACCTGGATTAAATATCACAACTTACtttatatagctttatatatttgtgtgtgtttccgtggtgtgtgtgtgtgtgtgtgtgtgtgtgtgtgtgtatgtgtgtgtgtgtgcgtgtgtgtgtgtgtgtgtgtgcgtgtgtgcgtgtgtgtgtttattcttcgTCATCCAATGATGGATTAACTCGCCGAAACTTCGGGGTCACTGTtgacaatattcttgtttaagaataaaatcGTACGTTATAAAAATATCGGGTTAATCCATTTGATTAATGTAAACTTATTCTATAACTAAATGTAAAAgcaaacacatctatatatacataaatacataaatacatacatacatacatgcatgtatacatgcgtgcttacatacatacatacatacatacatacatacatacatacatacatacatgcatacacacatacacatatatatgtatgtatatagatatgtatatatgtatgtaagtatatatatatatatatatatatatatgtatatgtatatatggtaagcAAAAGTATACGTAcgcctctatatgtatatataaatcccaaACATGAATTCATTTGTTCCAGTttttagagttatatatatatatatatatactcttttacttgtttcagtcatttgactacggccatgctaggaAATCGATccctgaacttattctttgtaagcctagtacttattctatcgatggtttttgccgaaccgctaagttacgggtgacgtaaacacaccagtatcggttgttgagtggggggacaa
The sequence above is drawn from the Octopus sinensis unplaced genomic scaffold, ASM634580v1 Contig04071, whole genome shotgun sequence genome and encodes:
- the LOC115227508 gene encoding ATP-dependent DNA helicase PIF1-like, encoding MWKLPLLEQLPGERHIFNSIDTVFNINEAEDYPVEFLNSLTPPGLPPYSFHLKIGAPVMLFGNLDPPKLCNGTQLIIKKMMLTVFETTILTGKPSSEPVYIPRIPLIPSDMPFQYKRLQFPLKQLCNGY